One region of Selenihalanaerobacter shriftii genomic DNA includes:
- the gpr gene encoding GPR endopeptidase, translating to MGNDNTPLDLSVLTDLAVESRNLAVERTGGEIEGVTLDEEQVDDAKITRIQVMNQQAAKAIGKKPGNYITIESEGLRQGQRPLHEYLSGVMADELNHLIHFENLNKNSDKEPTILVIGLGNWNATPDALGPRVAHHLLVTRHLYDAAPIEAREGMRPVCALAPGVLGLTGIETAEILKGVIDKVHPDLVIAVDSLAARESKHLASTIQISDTGIYPGSGLGKKRIGITREDMGVPVVALGVPTVINSVTIVSDTIDKIKEHEQLAGTDLNNRLQQINEEQKEEIINQILQPYLGDLIMAPKGIDKIIKDVGRVVAGGLNVALHPDIKEEDVSMYLQ from the coding sequence ATGGGAAATGATAATACACCTCTAGATTTAAGCGTTCTTACAGATTTAGCGGTTGAATCTAGAAATTTAGCAGTTGAAAGAACCGGTGGAGAAATAGAAGGAGTTACCTTAGATGAAGAGCAAGTTGATGATGCTAAGATAACTAGAATACAAGTAATGAATCAACAGGCCGCTAAAGCTATCGGTAAGAAACCAGGCAATTATATTACCATTGAATCTGAAGGATTAAGACAAGGACAGCGACCATTACATGAGTATTTGAGCGGAGTAATGGCAGACGAGTTAAATCATTTAATACATTTTGAAAATCTAAATAAAAATTCTGATAAAGAGCCTACAATTTTAGTAATTGGGTTAGGGAATTGGAATGCTACTCCTGATGCTTTAGGCCCTAGGGTAGCTCATCATTTATTAGTAACGAGACATCTATATGATGCAGCTCCTATAGAAGCTAGAGAAGGAATGCGGCCAGTCTGTGCTTTAGCTCCTGGTGTTTTAGGATTAACAGGGATTGAGACTGCTGAAATATTAAAAGGGGTAATTGATAAAGTACATCCAGATTTGGTAATTGCTGTTGATTCTTTAGCTGCTAGAGAGAGCAAACATTTAGCTTCCACAATTCAGATTAGTGATACTGGTATTTATCCTGGTTCTGGTCTTGGTAAAAAGAGAATAGGAATTACAAGAGAAGATATGGGAGTTCCAGTAGTTGCTTTAGGAGTTCCTACAGTTATTAATTCTGTTACAATAGTTAGTGATACTATAGATAAGATTAAGGAGCATGAGCAATTAGCTGGGACTGACTTAAATAATAGATTACAGCAGATTAACGAAGAGCAAAAGGAAGAGATTATTAATCAAATTTTACAGCCATATTTGGGGGATCTAATTATGGCTCCTAAAGGAATAGATAAAATAATTAAAGATGTTGGTAGAGTTGTTGCTGGTGGATTAAATGTAGCACTTCATCCTGATATCAAAGAAGAAGATGTATCAATGTATTTACAGTAA
- the rpsT gene encoding 30S ribosomal protein S20, which produces MPTSKSATKRVRTAETKRKRNVKIKDKLKNTIKSFEAAIEDEDVELAKEELRNAKQVIDKSVSKGIIHENNAARKKSKLERTFNELAG; this is translated from the coding sequence ATGCCAACTAGTAAATCTGCAACTAAAAGAGTAAGAACTGCTGAAACTAAAAGAAAAAGAAATGTCAAAATTAAAGACAAGCTTAAAAATACAATCAAAAGTTTTGAAGCAGCTATAGAAGATGAAGATGTAGAGTTAGCTAAAGAAGAATTAAGAAATGCTAAACAAGTTATTGATAAATCTGTTTCTAAAGGTATTATTCATGAGAATAATGCAGCTCGTAAAAAGTCTAAGCTTGAGCGTACTTTTAATGAGTTAGCTGGTTAA
- the spoIIP gene encoding stage II sporulation protein P, translating into MFLTTDYILKRIILIILILVLSLGIINILSDSINLLKPNSILPIELNISNSKQILKHALPILGSKQQEPISYLVNSPTDLIDLISKSLLNIKISDPVSILDSELAFPLVLNKNSVEVASSEIYPTVRQRNNNNIQRSSNNKRQALQDSNLKFSQTKQSSQSNNDNVRFFQTQQSKEVKTFYSNVLAAVYHTHTSESYGVNVFNGHSAPGTKGDITEVGRELVKTLNYKYGIQAIQDTQVNDSVYRRAYFKSRRVGQRLVKENSNLKMVFDIHRDALAKQNKEVMTTTINGQKVARIMIVVAKADSDYGLSHPNWRKNLEFANRLADKMSSMYPGLLRKVKVVENRRYNQDIHPHALILEFGGVINTLPEVKRSARLMADVIASLLAEELGE; encoded by the coding sequence ATGTTTTTAACAACAGATTATATACTTAAAAGAATAATATTAATTATTTTAATTTTAGTATTATCATTAGGGATAATTAATATCTTAAGTGATTCAATAAATTTATTAAAACCTAATTCAATTTTACCCATAGAATTAAATATTAGTAATTCTAAACAAATTTTAAAACATGCATTGCCTATTTTAGGTAGTAAGCAGCAAGAACCAATAAGTTATTTGGTTAATAGCCCAACAGATTTAATTGATTTAATTTCTAAATCTTTATTAAATATTAAAATTAGTGATCCAGTTAGTATACTTGATTCAGAATTAGCTTTCCCTTTAGTTTTAAATAAAAATTCAGTAGAAGTAGCATCTTCAGAAATTTATCCAACAGTAAGACAAAGAAATAATAATAATATACAAAGAAGTTCCAATAATAAAAGACAAGCTTTACAGGATTCTAACTTGAAATTTTCACAAACTAAGCAAAGTAGCCAGTCTAATAATGATAATGTTAGATTTTTTCAAACTCAGCAATCTAAAGAGGTCAAGACTTTTTATAGTAATGTATTGGCGGCAGTCTATCATACCCATACTTCTGAAAGCTATGGAGTTAATGTCTTTAATGGACATTCAGCGCCTGGGACTAAAGGAGATATAACAGAGGTAGGTAGAGAGTTAGTTAAGACTTTGAATTATAAATATGGAATTCAAGCTATTCAGGATACCCAAGTTAATGATTCTGTATATAGAAGAGCTTATTTTAAATCAAGAAGAGTTGGACAACGTTTAGTTAAAGAAAATTCAAACTTAAAAATGGTATTTGATATCCATCGCGATGCTTTAGCTAAACAGAATAAAGAAGTCATGACAACTACTATTAACGGTCAAAAAGTAGCCAGAATAATGATTGTAGTTGCTAAAGCAGATTCAGATTATGGTTTATCACATCCGAATTGGAGAAAGAATCTAGAATTTGCTAATAGGTTAGCAGATAAGATGTCTAGTATGTATCCTGGATTATTAAGAAAAGTGAAGGTAGTAGAAAATAGACGTTATAATCAAGATATTCATCCTCATGCTTTAATTTTAGAGTTTGGAGGGGTTATTAATACACTGCCTGAGGTAAAGCGCTCTGCTCGATTAATGGCTGATGTAATTGCTTCTTTATTGGCTGAGGAACTAGGTGAATAA
- a CDS encoding alpha/beta-type small acid-soluble spore protein, whose product MSKNQPVNPLAKKALDKFKYEVADELDLTNDIKSKGWGNMTTRDCGRVGGQMVRKMIEKAENGMAQDK is encoded by the coding sequence GTGAGTAAAAATCAACCTGTCAACCCTCTAGCTAAGAAAGCCCTAGATAAATTTAAATATGAAGTTGCTGATGAATTAGACTTAACTAATGACATCAAAAGCAAAGGCTGGGGCAACATGACCACTCGTGATTGTGGCCGAGTCGGTGGACAGATGGTTAGAAAAATGATAGAGAAAGCTGAAAATGGTATGGCACAAGATAAGTAG
- the holA gene encoding DNA polymerase III subunit delta: MTYKKILNKKIINLDNVFLLFGDEEYLINEFINNFVEKFADDEFKDFNLNFIDDEKEEFISTLINSVNQLPFMSERRIIVVKSNRIFTNKFKKKEAERMIEILGDFPETSILLFKTTNNPDKRTKLYKGFKKVGQVLEFENLKYKALDKWIKKRASELGKQINRQAIKLLENTFNDDLQRLDMELQKISTFLGDEDLITVQKVKEIISKDRLLKENIIFDFVDAIGEQNNEKALRLLNDMIADGQSEIGLLMMIARQIRLILQSKVLYREGNSAKQIASRLKQHPYPIKKCIKQGRNFSITNLETILEMLLESNVQLVTGQDKELELELLILKLKEIIK, from the coding sequence ATGACATATAAAAAAATCTTAAATAAAAAAATAATTAATTTAGATAATGTGTTTTTATTATTTGGAGATGAAGAATATTTAATTAATGAATTTATAAATAATTTTGTCGAAAAATTTGCAGATGATGAATTTAAAGATTTCAATCTTAATTTTATTGATGATGAAAAGGAAGAATTTATATCTACATTAATTAATTCAGTTAATCAATTACCATTTATGAGTGAAAGAAGAATTATTGTTGTAAAGTCAAATAGGATATTTACGAATAAATTTAAGAAAAAAGAAGCAGAAAGAATGATTGAGATTTTAGGTGACTTTCCTGAAACTTCAATTTTATTATTTAAAACTACTAATAATCCTGATAAAAGAACTAAATTGTATAAAGGATTTAAAAAAGTAGGGCAAGTTTTAGAATTTGAAAACTTAAAATATAAAGCATTAGATAAATGGATTAAAAAAAGAGCTTCAGAATTAGGAAAGCAAATAAATAGACAAGCTATTAAATTATTAGAGAATACATTTAATGATGATTTGCAGAGATTAGATATGGAATTGCAAAAGATATCTACTTTTTTAGGTGATGAGGATTTAATTACTGTACAGAAAGTAAAAGAGATTATTAGTAAGGATAGATTATTAAAAGAGAATATTATTTTTGATTTTGTAGATGCTATTGGTGAACAGAATAATGAAAAGGCTTTAAGGTTATTAAATGATATGATAGCAGATGGACAATCAGAAATCGGTTTGTTAATGATGATTGCTAGGCAGATAAGATTGATTTTACAATCAAAAGTATTATATAGGGAAGGGAATTCAGCTAAACAGATAGCTTCTAGATTAAAACAGCATCCTTATCCAATAAAGAAATGTATAAAACAAGGAAGAAATTTTTCGATTACTAATTTAGAGACGATTTTGGAAATGTTATTAGAGAGTAATGTACAATTAGTAACGGGACAAGATAAAGAATTGGAACTTGAGTTATTGATTTTAAAGTTAAAAGAAATAATAAAATAA
- a CDS encoding phage holin family protein, which yields MVGWLGAIVRFIVSAFVLLAVGYFLPGFEIVGFTNALIAAIVIAVIGYAIEAVLGDDISPQSRGIIGFITSSVVIYFTQFVVANMAVTVVGALLAALVIGIVDAFVPTELR from the coding sequence ATGGTAGGTTGGTTAGGCGCAATTGTTAGATTCATTGTTTCTGCTTTTGTTCTTTTGGCTGTTGGTTATTTTTTACCTGGTTTTGAAATTGTAGGATTTACTAATGCTTTAATTGCAGCTATAGTTATTGCTGTTATAGGATATGCTATTGAAGCGGTTTTAGGTGATGATATTTCACCACAAAGTAGAGGAATTATAGGTTTTATTACTTCGTCAGTAGTAATTTATTTTACTCAATTTGTAGTTGCTAATATGGCAGTAACAGTAGTAGGTGCTTTATTAGCTGCTTTAGTTATAGGGATTGTTGATGCCTTTGTTCCTACAGAATTAAGATAA
- the hemW gene encoding radical SAM family heme chaperone HemW, translating to MKKIGLYIHIPFCIRKCYYCDFNSRTWESQLANEFLTALFEEIKMIANKYKYPTLKSVFIGGGTPTCLDGDALLDLLLLLKEEFKVESDSEISIEANPGTLSKNKLSLLKEGGINRLSFGVQSFNNQTLRELGRIHTAKQAIDNYYLARELGFENINLDLIFALPGQKVVEWEATLRQSLKLHPNHLSTYNLKIEPGTKFARDVDNGLLEPVSEEIDLEMYQLTMDFLTENGYKHYEISNFARSGYESEHNRIYWRNEPYLALGPGAHFYDGDVRGSNVTSISEYINTVNSGELPIKEVNQLTREDKIVESMILGLRLREGISLSRFEDRFGESLDKVYGQEIKKLEKENYIRVTSKRITLTRRGLVLANDVLAEFILG from the coding sequence ATGAAAAAAATTGGATTATATATTCATATTCCGTTTTGTATTAGGAAATGTTATTACTGTGACTTTAACTCTAGAACATGGGAATCTCAATTAGCTAATGAATTTTTAACAGCTTTATTTGAAGAGATTAAGATGATAGCTAATAAATATAAATATCCTACGTTAAAGAGTGTCTTTATTGGAGGTGGAACTCCCACTTGTCTTGATGGAGATGCTCTTTTAGATTTATTATTACTTCTCAAAGAAGAATTTAAAGTAGAATCGGATAGTGAAATAAGTATTGAAGCTAATCCTGGTACTCTTAGTAAGAATAAATTATCTTTATTAAAAGAAGGTGGAATTAATCGCTTAAGTTTTGGTGTGCAATCTTTTAATAATCAAACTTTAAGAGAACTAGGCAGAATTCATACTGCTAAGCAAGCTATTGATAATTATTATTTAGCTAGAGAATTAGGATTTGAAAATATTAATTTAGATTTAATTTTTGCTTTACCAGGTCAAAAAGTAGTTGAATGGGAAGCTACACTTAGACAATCTTTAAAACTACATCCTAATCATTTATCCACATATAATTTGAAGATTGAACCAGGGACCAAATTTGCTCGTGATGTAGATAATGGTTTATTAGAGCCGGTTTCAGAAGAAATAGATTTAGAAATGTATCAGTTAACTATGGATTTTTTAACTGAAAATGGTTATAAACATTATGAAATTTCTAATTTTGCTCGTTCTGGTTATGAATCGGAGCATAACCGGATTTATTGGCGTAATGAGCCTTATTTAGCTCTAGGTCCAGGGGCACATTTTTATGATGGAGATGTAAGAGGTAGTAATGTGACGTCGATTTCAGAATATATTAATACTGTCAACTCAGGAGAATTGCCTATTAAAGAAGTAAATCAATTAACTCGTGAGGATAAAATAGTAGAAAGCATGATTTTAGGCTTGAGATTAAGAGAAGGGATTTCTTTGTCTAGATTTGAAGATCGTTTTGGCGAAAGTCTTGATAAGGTATATGGTCAAGAGATAAAGAAGTTAGAAAAAGAGAATTATATAAGAGTTACTTCTAAAAGAATAACTCTTACGCGTCGAGGTTTAGTATTAGCCAATGATGTATTAGCTGAATTTATTCTTGGGTAA
- the lepA gene encoding translation elongation factor 4, protein MSEVSQDRIRNFCIIAHIDHGKSTLADRLLEHTDTVTEREMEEQLLDNMDLERERGITIKAQAVRMKYNTSDDVEYTLNLIDTPGHVDFTYEVSRSLAACEGALLVIDAAQGVEAQTLANIYLALEADLEIIPVINKIDLPSANPDRVKEELIDIGLDPYEAILTSAKEGIGMEEVLKKVVKQVPPPDGDKDKPLKALIFDSLYDPYQGVIAYYRVMEGSIKPGMKIKMMATDKTFKVEEVGTFAPTMQPTKELSVGEVGYVIASVKDVSYCQVGDTITNANNPADEPLPGYQSAKPMVFCGLYPVDGDDYEILRDALDKLQLNDASLTYEPETSEALGFGYRCGFLGLLHMEIIQERLEREYNLDLITTAPSVIYKVYKEDDEMVKVENPANMPERQYIDYIEEPFVKATIMLPDEYVGQGMELAQNRRGEFKDMQYLDEDRVKLVYGLPLSEIVLDFFDQLKSVTRGYATFDYELSGYREADLVKLDILVNKDPVDALSCIVHRDSAYEIGNQLTKKLKEFIPQQMFKVPVQAAISRKVIARQTIRAKRKNVLQKCYGGDVSRKRKLLEQQKAGKKRMKQVGSVEIPQEAFMAILEIDD, encoded by the coding sequence TTGAGCGAAGTCAGTCAAGATAGAATTAGAAATTTCTGTATCATAGCACATATTGATCATGGAAAGTCAACTTTAGCCGATAGATTGTTAGAGCATACAGATACAGTTACTGAAAGAGAAATGGAAGAACAGCTTTTAGATAATATGGATTTAGAACGTGAACGTGGCATTACCATTAAAGCTCAAGCTGTAAGGATGAAATATAATACTAGTGATGACGTTGAGTATACTTTAAATTTAATAGATACTCCTGGTCATGTCGATTTCACCTATGAAGTTTCTCGAAGTTTGGCAGCGTGTGAAGGAGCATTATTAGTAATTGATGCGGCCCAAGGAGTAGAAGCACAGACTCTAGCTAATATTTACTTAGCTTTAGAAGCTGATTTAGAAATAATTCCGGTTATAAATAAGATAGATTTACCTAGTGCTAATCCAGACCGTGTAAAAGAAGAACTAATTGATATTGGTTTAGACCCTTATGAAGCAATTTTAACTAGTGCTAAAGAAGGAATAGGTATGGAAGAAGTATTGAAAAAAGTTGTTAAGCAGGTACCACCCCCTGATGGTGATAAGGACAAGCCTCTTAAAGCTTTAATATTTGATTCATTATATGACCCATATCAAGGTGTTATTGCTTATTATCGAGTAATGGAAGGTTCAATTAAACCAGGAATGAAGATTAAAATGATGGCTACGGATAAGACTTTTAAGGTTGAAGAAGTAGGAACTTTTGCACCTACTATGCAACCAACTAAAGAATTGTCTGTTGGAGAAGTAGGGTATGTAATAGCTAGTGTTAAAGATGTCAGCTATTGTCAAGTAGGTGATACTATTACTAATGCTAATAATCCTGCTGATGAGCCACTACCAGGGTATCAAAGTGCTAAGCCAATGGTCTTTTGTGGGTTATATCCAGTGGATGGTGATGATTATGAAATTTTAAGGGATGCTTTAGATAAATTACAATTAAATGATGCTTCTTTAACATATGAACCAGAGACATCTGAAGCATTAGGCTTTGGATATAGATGTGGATTTTTAGGATTATTACATATGGAGATTATTCAAGAGCGGTTAGAACGAGAATATAATTTAGATTTAATTACTACTGCTCCTAGTGTAATTTATAAGGTTTATAAAGAAGATGATGAAATGGTTAAAGTAGAAAATCCAGCGAATATGCCTGAGAGACAGTATATCGACTATATTGAAGAACCTTTTGTAAAAGCTACTATTATGCTACCAGATGAGTATGTAGGACAAGGCATGGAGCTTGCACAGAATCGTAGAGGCGAATTTAAGGATATGCAGTATTTAGATGAGGATAGAGTTAAATTAGTATATGGATTACCGTTAAGTGAGATAGTTTTAGATTTCTTTGATCAGCTTAAATCAGTAACTAGAGGTTATGCCACTTTTGATTATGAACTTAGTGGTTATCGTGAAGCTGACTTAGTTAAATTAGACATTTTAGTTAATAAAGATCCTGTTGATGCTCTATCTTGTATTGTTCATAGAGATAGTGCTTATGAGATTGGTAATCAGCTAACTAAAAAATTAAAAGAATTCATTCCTCAGCAGATGTTTAAAGTACCTGTACAGGCTGCTATTAGCAGAAAAGTAATTGCTAGACAGACTATTCGTGCTAAACGTAAGAATGTATTACAAAAATGTTATGGTGGAGATGTTTCTCGAAAAAGAAAATTATTAGAACAACAAAAAGCGGGTAAAAAACGGATGAAACAGGTCGGAAGTGTTGAGATTCCACAGGAAGCATTCATGGCTATTTTAGAAATTGATGATTAA